One genomic window of Mucilaginibacter sp. SJ includes the following:
- a CDS encoding ABC transporter substrate-binding protein produces MNKLITYLFVLFSIQLCSCHTDTSPDQHKTVFNINLEEGLTSLDPAFCRNHYTIWMDNQLYNGLVQINDSLKTIPCIAKSWETSADGLLYTFHLRNDVYFHDDPHFANGTGRKAVASDFAYSFSRLIDPKVASSGSWIFSDKVKDKSAFMAPNDSTFQIRLKQPFAPFLSLLTAQYCSVVPKEVVEFYGKDFRSHPVGTGPFRFKYWKEGEVLVFLKNEHYWEKDEKGNRLPYLDAIRSTFIADKQTSFLEFVKKNIDFLNDIDGSYRDDILTKAGKVTQKYKGKFILNTAPYLNTIYLGMLVDTTLPIVKKSPLKILKIRQAINYAIDREKMIKYLRNSMGTPGYGGFVPEGMPGFNGTGIKGYTYDPEKARCLLRDAGYPNGKNMPEITLATTVGYRSLIEYVQGQLERIGIKTNVEITQGASLRELISKNGINFFYGSWIADYPDAENYLSVFYSKNKIPFGPNYTGFNNKKFDELFEQTYQVKDDEKRFAIYRQMDNLMMEQSPVVVLYYDKLVNLYQNNISGYSLNGQNLLVLKRVVKRSF; encoded by the coding sequence ATGAATAAGCTGATCACTTACCTTTTTGTATTATTCTCCATTCAGCTTTGTTCCTGCCATACGGATACTTCTCCCGATCAGCACAAAACCGTTTTTAATATCAATCTTGAAGAGGGCCTTACCTCGCTTGATCCGGCTTTTTGCCGCAACCATTATACTATTTGGATGGACAACCAGCTTTACAACGGTCTGGTCCAGATCAACGATAGTTTAAAAACCATTCCCTGTATAGCCAAAAGCTGGGAAACATCAGCTGATGGTTTATTATATACCTTCCATCTGCGTAATGATGTATATTTTCATGACGACCCTCATTTTGCAAATGGTACAGGTCGAAAGGCAGTGGCCTCAGATTTTGCCTATAGTTTTAGTCGTTTGATCGATCCTAAAGTTGCTTCATCCGGCTCATGGATCTTCAGTGATAAGGTAAAGGACAAAAGCGCCTTCATGGCACCTAATGACAGTACTTTCCAAATCAGGCTTAAACAGCCTTTCGCTCCCTTTTTAAGCTTACTCACGGCACAATATTGCTCCGTAGTACCCAAAGAAGTGGTTGAGTTTTACGGCAAGGACTTCAGGAGCCACCCGGTAGGCACCGGCCCTTTCAGGTTTAAATACTGGAAAGAAGGCGAAGTACTGGTATTTTTAAAAAATGAGCATTACTGGGAAAAAGACGAAAAAGGCAACCGCCTCCCCTACCTGGATGCCATCCGTTCTACCTTTATTGCTGATAAGCAGACTTCGTTTCTGGAGTTTGTAAAAAAGAATATCGATTTTTTGAATGATATCGACGGCAGCTATCGCGATGATATCCTCACTAAAGCAGGCAAGGTAACGCAAAAATATAAGGGCAAGTTTATACTCAATACCGCTCCTTACCTGAACACCATTTACCTGGGTATGCTGGTGGATACCACTTTACCTATTGTAAAAAAATCCCCTTTAAAAATACTTAAGATCAGGCAGGCCATCAACTACGCCATCGACCGCGAAAAGATGATCAAATACCTCCGCAACAGTATGGGTACACCGGGCTACGGAGGTTTTGTGCCCGAAGGCATGCCCGGCTTTAACGGCACAGGGATAAAAGGATATACCTACGATCCCGAAAAAGCACGTTGCCTGCTTCGCGATGCCGGTTACCCCAATGGTAAAAACATGCCCGAAATTACCCTGGCTACCACCGTTGGTTACCGCAGTTTAATTGAGTATGTACAAGGCCAATTGGAACGCATTGGTATAAAAACAAATGTAGAGATAACCCAGGGCGCCAGCCTGCGCGAACTGATCTCAAAAAACGGCATCAACTTTTTTTATGGTTCGTGGATAGCCGATTATCCCGATGCCGAAAACTACCTTTCAGTTTTTTATTCCAAAAACAAAATCCCTTTCGGCCCAAATTATACCGGGTTTAACAATAAAAAGTTCGATGAGCTTTTTGAGCAAACCTACCAGGTAAAAGATGACGAAAAACGCTTTGCCATCTACCGCCAGATGGATAACCTCATGATGGAGCAATCGCCGGTTGTGGTATTATACTATGATAAACTGGTAAACCTTTATCAAAACAACATTAGCGGTTATAGCCTTAACGGGCAAAATTTATTGGTGCTTAAGAGGGTTGTAAAGAGGTCCTTTTAG
- the odhB gene encoding 2-oxoglutarate dehydrogenase complex dihydrolipoyllysine-residue succinyltransferase has product MSLAIKVPTVGESITEVTLSSWKKKDGDHVEMDEVIAELESDKATFELTAEKAGTLKIVANEGDVLSIGAVVANIEDGGAEAAAPAAQPQPEVVANGPAPAPVAAAPAAASVEIKVPPVGESITEVTLSRWIKKDGDAVAMDEAVAELESDKATFELTAEKAGTLKTIAKEGDVLAIGTVVCTIEGAGASQPAVTPVTPAVVNAADESPRGGAAAESAKTYASGTPSPAAAKILAEKGVDPKSVSGSGVDGRITKGDALGAQAPVAKPTASAAQPAATAPVATSTGGARDEKREKMTSLRKTVAKRLVSVKNETAMLTTFNEVDMQPIMELRGKYKDKFKEKHGVGLGFMSFFTKAVTEALKDWPAVGARIEGEEIVYSNFADISIAVSAPKGLVVPVIRNADSMSLAEIEKAIVVLAGKARENKLTIPEMTGGTFTITNGGVFGSMLSTPIINAPQSAILGMHNIIERPVAVNGQVVIRPMMYLALSYDHRIIDGRESVSFLVRVKQLLEDPARLLLGV; this is encoded by the coding sequence ATGAGCTTAGCGATTAAGGTGCCTACCGTAGGCGAATCAATTACTGAAGTAACCCTTTCGAGCTGGAAAAAGAAAGACGGCGACCACGTTGAAATGGACGAGGTTATTGCCGAACTTGAGTCAGACAAGGCTACTTTTGAGCTTACTGCCGAAAAAGCCGGTACTTTAAAAATCGTTGCCAATGAAGGCGATGTGCTATCAATTGGCGCTGTTGTTGCCAATATTGAAGACGGAGGCGCTGAAGCTGCTGCTCCCGCGGCACAACCACAGCCAGAAGTGGTAGCGAACGGTCCTGCTCCGGCCCCTGTTGCTGCCGCTCCGGCTGCAGCATCTGTTGAAATTAAAGTGCCGCCGGTAGGTGAATCTATCACCGAGGTTACTTTATCCCGCTGGATTAAGAAAGACGGCGACGCTGTTGCTATGGATGAAGCCGTTGCTGAACTGGAATCAGATAAAGCTACTTTTGAACTTACCGCCGAAAAAGCAGGTACATTAAAAACAATCGCTAAAGAAGGCGATGTGTTAGCTATTGGTACCGTAGTTTGTACTATTGAAGGTGCAGGCGCTTCACAACCTGCAGTTACCCCGGTAACCCCGGCTGTAGTGAACGCTGCCGATGAATCGCCACGTGGTGGTGCAGCTGCCGAAAGTGCTAAAACTTATGCATCAGGTACGCCATCACCGGCTGCCGCCAAAATATTAGCCGAAAAAGGTGTTGATCCAAAATCAGTATCAGGTTCAGGTGTTGACGGCCGTATCACTAAAGGTGATGCCCTTGGCGCGCAAGCTCCGGTAGCTAAACCAACTGCTTCGGCTGCTCAGCCTGCTGCTACCGCTCCGGTTGCAACTTCTACAGGTGGCGCCAGGGACGAAAAACGCGAGAAAATGACCTCACTGCGTAAAACCGTTGCTAAACGTTTAGTATCGGTTAAAAATGAAACGGCAATGCTTACCACCTTTAACGAGGTTGATATGCAGCCGATCATGGAATTACGCGGTAAATACAAAGATAAATTCAAAGAGAAACATGGTGTGGGCTTAGGTTTCATGTCGTTCTTCACCAAAGCTGTTACTGAAGCTTTGAAAGATTGGCCGGCCGTTGGCGCTCGTATTGAAGGAGAAGAAATTGTGTATAGCAATTTTGCTGATATCTCCATCGCTGTTTCTGCCCCTAAGGGTTTGGTTGTTCCGGTTATCCGCAATGCTGATAGCATGAGCCTTGCCGAAATTGAGAAAGCCATTGTGGTACTTGCCGGTAAAGCCCGCGAAAATAAACTGACCATCCCTGAAATGACCGGCGGCACATTTACCATTACCAATGGTGGTGTGTTTGGTTCGATGTTATCGACGCCGATCATTAATGCGCCTCAATCGGCCATTTTGGGTATGCATAATATCATTGAGCGCCCGGTAGCAGTAAACGGACAGGTTGTGATCCGCCCGATGATGTACCTTGCCCTGTCATATGATCACCGCATCATCGACGGTCGTGAATCGGTAAGCTTCCTGGTAAGGGTTAAGCAATTGCTTGAAGATCCTGCAAGGTTGTTGTTAGGTGTATAA
- a CDS encoding 2-oxoglutarate dehydrogenase E1 component translates to MDRLNYINSGNAAYISSLYEQYKQEPESVDFGWQKFFEGFDFGKDTDAAGAIAPAVVGEATPEHFLKEINVLNMIDGYRSRGHLFAKTNPVRERRHYYPGKELETFGLSEADLDTVFNAGVEVGLGAAKLRDIRQLLEDTYCRSIGTEYKYIRNPIKIKWFEERMESRRNAPSFTLDEKKEMLNKLNEAVTFENFLGTKFLGQKRFSLEGAEALIPSMDSVIKKGADLGIEEFIIGMAHRGRLNVLTNIMEKTYKEVFSEFEGKNYDSESPFGGDVKYHLGFSTDVLTKNGKKVHLSLCPNPSHLEAVDPVVEGITRSKIDFKYGGDHSKIAPILIHGDASIAGQGIVYEVLQMEKLDGYRTGGTIHLVINNQIGFTTNYKDARSSTYCTDVAKTVLSPVFHVNGDDVEALAYVVNLAMEYRQIFNEDVFIDILCYRRYGHNEADEPKFTQPLLYKAIDAHPNPLKIYNQKLIDEGSIDAEFLKSIEKTFKDELQQKLDEVKSEERFTDTIAMFEGAWSGLHLASHKELVKAIDTSVAEETILEIGNKITVLPPNKEFFKKIEKLFEDRSAMVNKTKVFDWAMGELLAYGTLLKEGYPIRLSGEDVKRGTFSHRHAVLTLVDSEDEFTPLASINPEAKLSIYNSLLSEYGVLGFEYGYALANPTALTIWEAQFGDFFNGAQIIVDQYIASAETKWQRGNGLVMLLPHGYEGQGPEHSSARVERFMELCADDNIQVANCTTPANFFHILRRQMHRDFRKPLIIFTPKSLLRSPKCVSPIEDFTSGKFHELIDDTYADPKKVKRVLLCTGKVYYDLLDKQQADNRKDVAIVRVEQLYPTPVTQILKIKAKYEKAEFIWVQEEPENMGAWPYICRKFHNDKLINLSVISRIEGSSTATGFAKQHAAQQLYIVSKAFEAPAGKAVKEAVKKTTKKMADAGAD, encoded by the coding sequence ATGGATCGTCTCAATTATATAAATAGCGGAAACGCTGCCTACATATCTTCCCTATACGAACAATACAAACAGGAACCGGAATCGGTTGATTTTGGATGGCAAAAATTCTTTGAAGGATTTGATTTTGGTAAAGATACCGATGCTGCCGGAGCAATTGCACCTGCTGTCGTTGGTGAAGCTACTCCTGAACATTTTTTAAAGGAAATTAACGTATTAAACATGATAGATGGTTACCGCTCGCGCGGGCATTTGTTTGCAAAAACAAACCCCGTTCGCGAACGCCGCCATTATTACCCTGGCAAGGAGCTTGAAACTTTTGGTTTGAGCGAAGCTGACCTTGATACCGTTTTTAACGCCGGTGTTGAAGTTGGTTTAGGTGCCGCCAAATTGCGCGATATCCGCCAACTGCTTGAAGATACTTACTGCCGTTCAATAGGTACGGAATATAAATACATCCGCAATCCCATTAAAATAAAATGGTTTGAAGAGCGGATGGAAAGCCGTCGCAATGCTCCTTCTTTCACCCTTGATGAAAAGAAGGAAATGCTTAACAAGCTGAATGAGGCTGTAACTTTCGAAAACTTTTTAGGCACTAAATTCCTTGGCCAAAAACGTTTTTCACTGGAAGGAGCCGAGGCGCTGATCCCATCCATGGACTCGGTAATAAAAAAAGGCGCCGATCTGGGTATCGAGGAGTTTATCATCGGTATGGCGCACCGCGGGCGTTTGAACGTGTTAACCAACATCATGGAGAAAACCTATAAAGAGGTATTCTCTGAGTTTGAAGGTAAAAACTACGATTCTGAATCGCCTTTTGGTGGTGACGTGAAATACCACTTAGGTTTTTCAACCGACGTGCTTACCAAAAACGGAAAAAAAGTTCACCTGAGCCTTTGTCCTAACCCATCGCACCTGGAAGCTGTTGACCCGGTTGTAGAAGGTATTACCCGTTCAAAAATCGACTTTAAATATGGCGGCGATCATTCAAAGATCGCTCCGATCCTGATCCATGGCGACGCTTCAATTGCCGGTCAGGGTATAGTATATGAAGTTTTACAAATGGAAAAGCTGGATGGCTACCGCACAGGCGGCACCATTCACCTGGTTATCAACAACCAGATAGGTTTTACCACCAACTATAAAGACGCCCGTTCAAGTACCTATTGTACCGACGTTGCCAAAACTGTGCTTTCGCCGGTTTTTCACGTAAACGGTGATGATGTTGAGGCTCTGGCGTACGTGGTAAACCTGGCTATGGAATACAGGCAGATCTTTAATGAGGATGTATTTATCGATATCCTTTGCTATCGCCGTTATGGCCATAACGAAGCTGATGAGCCTAAATTCACCCAGCCGCTGTTATACAAAGCTATCGATGCGCACCCTAATCCGTTAAAGATTTACAATCAGAAACTCATAGATGAAGGTAGCATAGATGCTGAATTCTTGAAATCTATCGAAAAAACCTTCAAAGATGAGTTACAGCAAAAGCTGGACGAAGTAAAATCAGAAGAAAGGTTTACTGATACCATTGCCATGTTTGAAGGTGCCTGGAGCGGTTTACACCTGGCAAGCCATAAAGAACTTGTAAAAGCTATTGATACGTCAGTAGCCGAAGAAACTATATTAGAGATTGGTAATAAGATCACCGTTTTACCACCAAACAAAGAGTTCTTCAAGAAAATTGAGAAACTGTTTGAAGACCGCAGCGCTATGGTAAACAAAACCAAAGTGTTTGACTGGGCCATGGGCGAATTGCTTGCTTATGGGACTTTGTTAAAAGAAGGCTACCCGATCAGGTTAAGTGGTGAAGACGTAAAACGTGGTACTTTCTCGCATCGCCATGCGGTATTGACGCTGGTTGATTCGGAAGATGAATTTACACCGCTTGCATCCATTAACCCCGAAGCTAAACTGAGCATCTATAACTCTTTATTATCTGAGTATGGTGTTTTAGGTTTTGAATACGGTTATGCGCTTGCAAACCCAACTGCTTTAACCATTTGGGAAGCCCAGTTTGGTGACTTCTTTAATGGTGCGCAGATCATTGTTGATCAGTACATCGCCAGCGCCGAAACTAAATGGCAGCGTGGTAATGGTTTGGTAATGTTGCTGCCTCACGGTTATGAAGGCCAGGGCCCTGAGCACTCATCTGCACGCGTTGAACGTTTTATGGAGCTTTGTGCCGATGATAATATCCAGGTAGCTAATTGTACTACTCCTGCCAACTTCTTCCATATCTTAAGGCGTCAGATGCACCGTGACTTCCGCAAGCCATTGATCATCTTTACTCCAAAAAGCTTGTTGCGCAGTCCTAAATGTGTATCGCCGATCGAAGATTTTACCAGCGGTAAGTTCCACGAATTGATAGATGATACTTACGCTGATCCTAAAAAGGTAAAACGTGTACTGTTATGTACAGGTAAGGTTTACTATGACCTACTCGACAAACAACAGGCTGATAACCGTAAGGATGTAGCTATTGTACGCGTAGAGCAGCTTTATCCTACTCCGGTTACCCAAATCCTGAAAATTAAAGCCAAATATGAAAAGGCCGAGTTTATATGGGTACAGGAAGAGCCTGAAAATATGGGTGCATGGCCTTACATTTGCCGTAAGTTCCACAACGATAAGCTGATTAATTTGAGCGTTATTTCGAGGATAGAAGGCAGCAGTACTGCAACCGGTTTTGCCAAGCAGCACGCCGCCCAGCAGTTATACATAGTTTCAAAAGCTTTCGAGGCTCCTGCCGGTAAAGCGGTTAAAGAAGCTGTTAAAAAAACAACAAAGAAAATGGCTGATGCCGGTGCTGATTGA
- a CDS encoding DASH family cryptochrome has protein sequence MSDRTILVWFRNDLRINDNEILLEAVRKADKILPVYCFDPYYFQHTESGASKTGDFRARFLLEAVADLRKNLQDFGAELIIRIGNPADVIPQLAQEYQVNEVYHHREVAYEETNISEQVETALWKMRLNLKHFIGHTMYHKEDLPFPIKDIPDSFAVFKKKVERDSNVRPCVPKPDHISVPEITDAGELPTLQQLGLNEPVDDMRATEYFQGGETAALVQMHKCFANADQLLKQKNGRNGSDCSSKLSPWISIGCISPRQVYWEIQKYGSNSSLLKLELLWRDYFRFMFKKHGQKFIKAKDEAQGTDLAPDADLLLQKWKNGETGVPLIDAAMHELNATGYISNQNRQVVAGYLVNTLKADWVQGAAYFEEKLIDYSPASNWGNWAFIAGVNDAKESKYAIVTKLPKELEAKTDFVNTWQPSSIDEAGDLVRT, from the coding sequence CAAGGCTGATAAAATACTGCCGGTTTATTGTTTTGATCCTTATTATTTTCAGCATACCGAAAGCGGCGCTTCAAAAACAGGGGATTTCAGGGCGAGGTTCCTTTTAGAGGCCGTTGCCGATCTCCGCAAAAATTTACAGGATTTTGGTGCCGAATTGATCATCCGCATCGGTAATCCTGCCGATGTGATCCCCCAGCTTGCCCAGGAATACCAGGTAAATGAAGTTTACCATCACCGTGAAGTAGCTTACGAAGAAACAAATATCTCCGAGCAGGTTGAAACCGCCCTATGGAAAATGAGGCTTAACCTCAAGCATTTCATCGGTCATACCATGTATCATAAGGAAGATCTTCCTTTCCCGATAAAGGATATCCCGGATAGTTTCGCGGTTTTTAAAAAGAAGGTGGAACGTGACAGTAATGTTCGCCCATGCGTACCCAAACCCGATCATATCAGCGTTCCGGAAATTACCGATGCCGGCGAATTACCAACCTTGCAACAATTAGGTTTAAACGAGCCTGTTGACGATATGCGCGCTACCGAATATTTTCAGGGGGGCGAAACAGCGGCTTTGGTGCAAATGCATAAGTGTTTTGCCAATGCAGACCAGTTGCTGAAACAAAAAAATGGCCGTAACGGTTCTGATTGCTCTTCAAAACTTTCTCCATGGATTTCGATAGGATGTATCTCGCCGAGGCAGGTTTACTGGGAAATTCAGAAGTATGGCAGTAATAGCAGCCTGTTAAAGCTTGAATTGCTTTGGCGCGATTACTTCAGGTTTATGTTTAAAAAACATGGCCAAAAATTTATCAAAGCTAAAGACGAAGCTCAGGGCACTGACCTTGCACCGGACGCCGACCTGTTGCTCCAAAAATGGAAAAACGGTGAAACAGGAGTTCCCCTTATTGATGCAGCAATGCATGAACTTAATGCTACGGGCTATATCAGTAATCAAAACCGGCAGGTAGTAGCGGGCTATTTGGTAAATACCCTCAAAGCCGACTGGGTACAGGGGGCTGCTTATTTTGAAGAAAAGCTTATTGATTATTCGCCGGCGAGCAATTGGGGCAACTGGGCCTTTATTGCCGGTGTTAACGATGCTAAGGAAAGCAAATACGCTATAGTTACCAAGCTGCCCAAAGAGCTTGAAGCCAAAACCGATTTTGTGAATACCTGGCAGCCATCATCCATAGATGAAGCCGGGGATTTGGTTAGGACTTAA